From the Serratia nematodiphila DZ0503SBS1 genome, one window contains:
- the ruvC gene encoding crossover junction endodeoxyribonuclease RuvC, whose product MAIILGIDPGSRVTGYGLIRQQGRQLSYIASGCIRTVVDDMPTRLKLIYAGVSEIITQFQPDFFAIEQVFMAKNPDSALKLGQARGVAIVAAVNQNLEVFEYAARQVKQTVVGTGAAEKAQVQHMVRSLLKLSANPQADAADALAIAITHCHLSQNVLRMSEGRLNLARGRLR is encoded by the coding sequence ATGGCGATCATACTCGGTATCGATCCCGGCTCGCGCGTCACCGGCTATGGCCTTATCCGCCAGCAGGGGCGCCAGTTGAGCTATATCGCCAGCGGCTGCATCCGCACGGTGGTGGACGACATGCCGACGCGGCTGAAGCTGATTTACGCCGGCGTCAGCGAGATCATCACCCAGTTTCAGCCCGATTTCTTCGCCATCGAACAGGTGTTTATGGCCAAGAACCCGGATTCGGCGCTCAAGCTCGGCCAGGCGCGCGGCGTCGCGATCGTGGCGGCGGTGAATCAGAACCTGGAAGTGTTCGAGTATGCGGCGCGGCAGGTCAAACAAACCGTGGTCGGCACCGGCGCGGCCGAAAAGGCGCAGGTACAGCACATGGTGCGCTCGCTGCTCAAACTCTCGGCAAACCCGCAGGCGGATGCCGCGGATGCCCTGGCCATCGCCATCACCCACTGCCACCTCAGCCAGAACGTGCTGCGAATGAGCGAAGGGCGGCTGAACCTGGCGCGCGGGCGTTTGCGCTGA